The DNA sequence GCCGCGCTCGCCGCGGCGCGCTACCTCTGCCACGATTCCGTGCTGACGGACCCGGCCGGCTGGCGTCAGGCGGTCTTCTCCTATAACCACCTGGATTCGTATGTGGATGCCGTCGCGGGCGTCGCCACAGACTACGCAGCCCGCGCGGACCCATGACGGCGCGAGATCGCCTCATCGGCGATCGCTACCGGCTCGGCGAGCTTCTGGGCACGGGGGGATCCGCGTCGGTGTTCGCCGCCCGGGACGAGGCGTCCGGTGAGGATGTCGCGCTCAAGGTGCTTCATCCGCATCTGTCGACTCGCCCCGCTGCACGTGATGCGTTTCTTGCTGAGGCGGCACGAGCGCAGCGGCTCCTGCATCCGAACATCGTCGGTGTCCGGGGGGTCGGAGTAGAGGACCGTGGTGATGATCCGGTGGCGTGGATCGCGATGGACCGGGCGCAGGGAGTGACCCTGGCCGAACTCGTGGCAGCCCGAGGCGCGCTGTCCGCCGAGGAAGCGACCCCGATGCTGGAGGTGGTGCTGCGGGCGTTGGAGCACGCGCACGAGTCGGGGCTGGTCCACCGCGATGTGTCGCCCGCCAACATCATGCTCGACACTGACGCACGCGGATGCATCGCGCCGAGCAGCATCCGGCTCCTCGACTTCGGACTTGCGGATGCCGCCGGCGCGGCCGTGGTCGGCACCGACGATCTGCTCAACATGCACGCGACCGGTCGCGCCGGAGTGCTGGGCAACGTGGGCTACATGTCTCCGGAACACGTGCGCGGGGAAGCCGTCGACGCGCGCGGGGACATCTACCAGGCCGGCGCGGTCCTGTACTTCGCGCTCACCGGACGGGCGCCGTTCGTCCGAGAGACGATCGATCTGACGATGCGGGCCCACCTGGCCGCGCCGCCGCCCGTGCCCTCGGTGACGGATCGCCGCATTCCGCGTCACCTCGACCGCATCGTCGTGCGGGCGTTGTTGAAGAATCCTGAGGACCGTTTCGCGACGGCCTCGGACATGCGGCGGGCACTCACCAAGCGCCATAACGCGCCGGTCGAGAATGCCGGGGCCGCGGCGGCGACAGCCACGATGCCGCCGCCTGCCGCTCCGTCGCGGGCAGAGGTGACGCGCGTCTTGGCGACCGCGCCGCCGATTCGGCGAACGGACGGCGGCGGGTCATCGGCGTTGACGGCTGCGGCGCCTACCGCGGCACCTCGCGGGCGTTCTCGCGCCGCGCTGTGGTTCGTTGCGACGGCCTCGGCGCTGATCGTGGCGACGATCGTCGCAGTCGCGGTGACCGGCACACCCACCGCATCCGGAGGCGCGCCACCCCAAGCGGTGTCCAGCCCAGAGCCGGCCGCCAGCGCGCCCACCGTCATCGCCGCGTCACCCGCAGAGCCCATTCCGCCGCAAGATCTCCGGCGCGAGGTACCCGACCTGATGCGTCAGTCTCGTGCAGAGGCAGAACTGGCCTTGCGGACAGAGGGATTCGCGGTGGGGGAGATCCGTCGTGTCGAGTCCGCTCTCCCGGCGGAGACCGTCCTGGAGACATCCCCCGTCGCCGGGACGCTCATCGATCCTGGCGCAGCGGTCGTCCTGGTGGTGGCGTCCGGGTCGCACACGATCCCCGACGTGGCGGGACAGGGACGCGACGCGGCCGCCGCGCTGCTGCAGGCTGCGGGGTTCGCGCCGTCATTCGCTTATCGGGATGCTCCGTCGGAGACACTCCCGGGAACGATCCTCGGCACGTCCCCCTCCGCCGGAACCCTGCATGCCATCGGAACGGTGATCACCGTCTTCGAAGCGGTGCCACGGACTCCGACGGCGTCGCCGAGTCCCACTCCAGACGCCCCGACACCCACCACCACCCCGACACCGGGCGCCGCGGGAAGAGCAGGTGCCGCTCCGTGAGGCGCTCGACAGTCGTCCTTCGCCCGGCGGATGCCGCGCGTTCATCTTCCCCGCGCACCGTGGCGGAGGCTGTGAATCCCGACCCCGGCCACCCCGCCCATACCCGAAGGACACCGATGGCCGTATCGTCGCGCGGCGAGGAGTCGGCATGAATCCGCAGCCGCCCCTGCCCGCGGACACGGTCGATGACCGGGCAGAGCTCACGACCGATCCTGCTCCGGGTACTGCCACCGCCGTGATCCCGAGCCCCTCCGATCACACGACCGTCATCCCGGGCGGATCGAGTCCCGCGCGCGCGACCACCTCCCGCCCGCGCAGCCTCGCGTCACTTCCGACATTCGCGGACACCGTCTTTCGGCGGGTCGCTTTCTCGGCGGGAGGGGTGACCGTGGCGATCATGCTGGCGGTCGGGCTCTTCCTGGCGCTTCGCGCGGGGCAGGCCATCCTGCCTCCTGATGGTGCGGGGTTGAGCTTCCTCACGACGCAGGCATGGTCGCCCGAGACCGGCGACTTCGGGATCGCCGCGGTGCTGTTCGGCACGATCACGATCGCGATCATTGCGATGTCTGTGTCCGTGCCGCTTGCGCTCGGGACCTCTCTTCTGATCTCGGAAGTGCTGCGCGGACGCCTGAAGCAATGGGCGATCACTCTGGTGGATCTCATGGCCGCGGTCCCCAGCGTGGTGTACGGGCTGTGGGGCGTCTTCTTCCTGCAGGAGGCGATCATCCCCGTCTCTCGCTGGATCTCCACGTATTTCGCGTGGATCCCGGTCTTCGCCGTCACCGACGCGGACGGCGAGGCATTGACTGACGCGTCAGCCTTCACATCGTCCGCGTTCATCGCTGGGATCGTCGTGGCTCTCATGGTCGTCCCGACCCAGACCTCGATCATGCGGGAGGCGTTCATGCAGGCCCCCCAAGGTGAACGCGAGGCGGCATTCGCGCTCGGCTCCACACGGTGGGGCATGATCACCGCCGTCGTTCTGCCCTTCGGGCGAGGCGGAATCATCGGTGGCACGATGCTCGGGCTGGGCCGGGCGCTCGGTGAGACCATCGCGGTGTACATGATCATTTCGCCGATCTTCTTCATCAACTGGCAGGTGCTGAAGACCGGCGGCAACTCGGTTTCAGCACTGATCGCTCTGCGCTACGGAGAGGCGAGCGAGTTCGCGTTGTCCGCCCTCATGGCGGCAGGCCTGGTGCTGTTCCTCATCACGCTCGTCGTGAACTTCTCCGCCTCATCGATCGTTGCCCGGTCGCGCTCGGGCGCGCAGAGCGAGGCATGATGACGATCACTCTCGAACCGAACACCACCGGCACATCCGTCGCCGCACCCCCGGACGATGCGACGCCGAATGCCAGGGTCGCAGAGCGCGCGGGGCGCACCGTCATCCCGCGCCGCGACGACATCGAGGTCGGCGAGCGACGCAATGTGCGCGCCGCGCGCCTGGACGACCGCTTCGCCATCCTCGGTGCTGCCGCGGGCGCGCTCGCCGTCGCCGGGCTGCTCTTCGGCTGGATCGCACCGCTGAGCGGAGTGATCGGTTTCGTGGTCGTGGCATTCCTGACTTTCGTCGCGCTGTACGCGCTGCTGGTCAGCATCACCTCCGACCTGCGCGAGGTGATCGACCGGGTGATGACGGTCGTGCTGATCAGCGCCGGCGTGATCCTGATGTCCGCACTGCTGTTCGTGGTGATCTTCACGATGCTGCGCGGCTGGCAGGCGCTGACCAACGTCAACTTCTTCTTCCAGGACATGGAGTTCGCCGGGCCTCTCGATGGGCTGGATGTCGGCGGTGTGGCTCACGCGATCATGGGCACGCTGATCCAGATCAGCATCGCACTCGCCATCTCCATCCCGCTGGGGATCGTCACGGCACTCTTCCTCAACGAGATCGGCGGCCGCTTCGCGCGCTTTGTGCGGACGATCGTGGACGCGATGACTGCTCTGCCGTCGATCGTGGCGGGCTTGTTCATCTATTCCGCCTTCATCCTGCTCTTCACCCACCAGCGGTCGGGGTTCGCGGCTGCACTCGCGATCACCGTGATGATGCTGCCCATCATCATCCGCGCCTCGGACGTGGTGCTCCGACTGGTCGCGGGCAATTTGCGTGAAGCCTCCTACGCCCTCGGCGCTTCGCGGTGGCGCACGGTCTGGCATGTCGTGCTACCCACGGCGCGCTCGGGGCTGGTCACCGCAATCATCCTCGGAACCGCCCGCGGCATCGGCGAAACCTCTCCCGTCCTGCTCACCTCCGGCATCACGAACGTCATGAACCTCAACCCGTTCGAAGGCCCGATGATCTCACTGCCCCTGCAGGTGTTCGACTTCGTCCGCTCGCCGGAACCGAACATCATCGCGCGTGGTTTCGGCACCGCGGCCGTGCTCATGCTTCTCGTTCTCACGCTCTTCGCGATCGCGCGGGTCCTGGGCGGGAGAGGAGCGGGCGAGTTGTCGCCGCGGCAGCGACGCGCGGCGCTCGCCCGCTCCGCGCGGGACATCGCCCGGATCGAGAACTCCCACCCGGCATCCGCCCCCGTCTCGAAGGACCCGCAATGACCCCGACCTCCCGCGGACGCGCCAGGCTGATCGCTGCGCTCGGCGTGCTACTGATCAGTATCGGTGTCGCCCTGCCCGCTCACGCCGCGTCCTACGAAGTGATCACCGGGACCGGCTCGACCTGGTCGCAGAACGCACTGGATCAGTGGCGGCGCAACGTCGCGTCGAACTACGGCATGACCGTGAACTACTCCGGTGTCGGGTCGTCGGCCGGCCGCCGCGACTTCATCCAGGGCAGCGTCGACTACGCGGTCAGCGAGATCCCGTTCCAGTCGCGACCGGAGGATGGCTCCGCTCCGGAGGTTCCGCCGCGTGGCTACGCCTACATGCCGATCGTCGCGGGCGGTACGGCATTCATGTATCACCTGACCATTGGGGGCAAACGGGTGACGAACCTGCGGCTCTCCGGCGCGGTCATCACGCGCATCTTCACCGGGGCGATCACGAATTGGAACGACCCCGCCATTCAATCCGACAACCCGGGGCTCGCCATGCCAGATAAGGCGATCGTGCCCGTCGTCCGATCCGACGGTTCCGGCTCGTCCGCGCAGTTCACCCTGTGGATGTCGAAGCAGCACGGCGACGCCTGGACGGCGGGGATGCGCTCGCAGTTCCCCACGCCGGCAAACGGCAAGGCGCAGAGCGGATCATCCGGTGTTGCCGGTTACGTCAGTCAGGGGTATGGGGAAGGCGCCATCACCTACGTCGAATACTCCTACGCCCTGGAGGCGGGCTTTCCGGTCGCGAAGGTGCTGAACGCGGCGGACTACTACGTCGAACCGACCGCGGATTCGGTCGCCGTCGCCCTTCTGCAGGCCCAGATCAACAACGACCCGTCCTCGCCGGACTACCTCACGCAGATCCTCGACGGCGTCTACAACAACGCCGATCCGCGCACGTACCCGCTTTCGAGCTACTCGTACATGATCGTTCCCACCGAGGTCGGCGGGGTCTTCACCACCGCGAAGGGGAACACGCTGAGCACGTTCGCGAGCTACATGCTGTGCGAAGGGCAGCAGCAGGCGCGCGACCTGGGGTACTCGCCGCTGCCGATGAACCTCGTGCTGGCCGGATTCGATCAGATCAAGCGCATTCCCGGCAACACCGCCAGCACCGACCCGAATACGTGCAACAATCCCACGTTCAAGCCGGGGGACTCGCCCAGCAACAACCAGCTCGCTCTCACGGCCGCCCAGCCGGCCGACTGCGACAAGCGCGGGCCCAACCAGTGCACGACGGGAACAGCCGGCGCCCCGCAGGAGACGCCCGTCACCGGGACGGGGTCCGGTGGCGCGGCGACGACCGGCGCTGCCGCGGCGTCCGGTGGGGGAGCGGCAGCCGCCGGCGCCGCGGCGACCGGCACCGGTTCCGCGGCCGCCGTCTACGACTCCGAGGGCAACCTCATCTCCGGTGACGGCGCGGTGGCCGGCGTGGCGACGGCCCTGCCCTTCACGTTGGCCTCGAACGGCTGGGGGTGGCAGCAGTCGGTCATGCTCGGCGCGGTGATCCTCCTCGCCGCCGTGATCGCCATTCCGCCCGTGCTGTCGCCCCGGTTGCGGCGCTCGCCGAAGTCCGGCCGATCGGATGCCGCGCGATGAGCGGACGACACCGCAGGCCCCACGCGACCTGGCCATCGGTCTGGGTGCGGGTGGCCTCGACCGGGCTCGTCGTGGGCCTCGTCACGGCGGTGCTCGCGGGCGGGGCGAGCGCCGTGCTCACCACCGACCCGGCTGCCGCTGCGACCGGCGACGAGCTGACATCGAGTGCCGTGACACTCACGACCAAAGACGATGCGCTCGTGGCGGAGGGTTCGCCGTTCCCCGATCTCGCCGTGACCGTGTCGCAGACCAAGGACCTCGTCTCGCAGGGAATCGTCGTCAGCTGGACGGGGGGCAAGCCCTCCGAACGACCGGCCGGCACCGTCGGCGGTACGAACTTCCTTCAGATCGCGCAGTGCTGGGGAGAAGACCCCACGCACCCCGGCCACCCGGACC is a window from the Microbacterium lacus genome containing:
- a CDS encoding protein kinase domain-containing protein, whose product is MTARDRLIGDRYRLGELLGTGGSASVFAARDEASGEDVALKVLHPHLSTRPAARDAFLAEAARAQRLLHPNIVGVRGVGVEDRGDDPVAWIAMDRAQGVTLAELVAARGALSAEEATPMLEVVLRALEHAHESGLVHRDVSPANIMLDTDARGCIAPSSIRLLDFGLADAAGAAVVGTDDLLNMHATGRAGVLGNVGYMSPEHVRGEAVDARGDIYQAGAVLYFALTGRAPFVRETIDLTMRAHLAAPPPVPSVTDRRIPRHLDRIVVRALLKNPEDRFATASDMRRALTKRHNAPVENAGAAAATATMPPPAAPSRAEVTRVLATAPPIRRTDGGGSSALTAAAPTAAPRGRSRAALWFVATASALIVATIVAVAVTGTPTASGGAPPQAVSSPEPAASAPTVIAASPAEPIPPQDLRREVPDLMRQSRAEAELALRTEGFAVGEIRRVESALPAETVLETSPVAGTLIDPGAAVVLVVASGSHTIPDVAGQGRDAAAALLQAAGFAPSFAYRDAPSETLPGTILGTSPSAGTLHAIGTVITVFEAVPRTPTASPSPTPDAPTPTTTPTPGAAGRAGAAP
- the pstC gene encoding phosphate ABC transporter permease subunit PstC, encoding MNPQPPLPADTVDDRAELTTDPAPGTATAVIPSPSDHTTVIPGGSSPARATTSRPRSLASLPTFADTVFRRVAFSAGGVTVAIMLAVGLFLALRAGQAILPPDGAGLSFLTTQAWSPETGDFGIAAVLFGTITIAIIAMSVSVPLALGTSLLISEVLRGRLKQWAITLVDLMAAVPSVVYGLWGVFFLQEAIIPVSRWISTYFAWIPVFAVTDADGEALTDASAFTSSAFIAGIVVALMVVPTQTSIMREAFMQAPQGEREAAFALGSTRWGMITAVVLPFGRGGIIGGTMLGLGRALGETIAVYMIISPIFFINWQVLKTGGNSVSALIALRYGEASEFALSALMAAGLVLFLITLVVNFSASSIVARSRSGAQSEA
- the pstA gene encoding phosphate ABC transporter permease PstA, which produces MMTITLEPNTTGTSVAAPPDDATPNARVAERAGRTVIPRRDDIEVGERRNVRAARLDDRFAILGAAAGALAVAGLLFGWIAPLSGVIGFVVVAFLTFVALYALLVSITSDLREVIDRVMTVVLISAGVILMSALLFVVIFTMLRGWQALTNVNFFFQDMEFAGPLDGLDVGGVAHAIMGTLIQISIALAISIPLGIVTALFLNEIGGRFARFVRTIVDAMTALPSIVAGLFIYSAFILLFTHQRSGFAAALAITVMMLPIIIRASDVVLRLVAGNLREASYALGASRWRTVWHVVLPTARSGLVTAIILGTARGIGETSPVLLTSGITNVMNLNPFEGPMISLPLQVFDFVRSPEPNIIARGFGTAAVLMLLVLTLFAIARVLGGRGAGELSPRQRRAALARSARDIARIENSHPASAPVSKDPQ
- the pstS gene encoding phosphate ABC transporter substrate-binding protein PstS is translated as MTPTSRGRARLIAALGVLLISIGVALPAHAASYEVITGTGSTWSQNALDQWRRNVASNYGMTVNYSGVGSSAGRRDFIQGSVDYAVSEIPFQSRPEDGSAPEVPPRGYAYMPIVAGGTAFMYHLTIGGKRVTNLRLSGAVITRIFTGAITNWNDPAIQSDNPGLAMPDKAIVPVVRSDGSGSSAQFTLWMSKQHGDAWTAGMRSQFPTPANGKAQSGSSGVAGYVSQGYGEGAITYVEYSYALEAGFPVAKVLNAADYYVEPTADSVAVALLQAQINNDPSSPDYLTQILDGVYNNADPRTYPLSSYSYMIVPTEVGGVFTTAKGNTLSTFASYMLCEGQQQARDLGYSPLPMNLVLAGFDQIKRIPGNTASTDPNTCNNPTFKPGDSPSNNQLALTAAQPADCDKRGPNQCTTGTAGAPQETPVTGTGSGGAATTGAAAASGGGAAAAGAAATGTGSAAAVYDSEGNLISGDGAVAGVATALPFTLASNGWGWQQSVMLGAVILLAAVIAIPPVLSPRLRRSPKSGRSDAAR